Proteins from a single region of Pyrus communis chromosome 6, drPyrComm1.1, whole genome shotgun sequence:
- the LOC137738190 gene encoding F-box protein At3g07870-like isoform X2, which yields MPRGRKGQNPTNPNKRAAAADTPQPPTTNNHQQERRQWQPPRLPSKFQLLQRSIVMDILSRLPIQALFDCRCVCKSWLTLISDPQFSLLCTSRSPIGILIKTFPPKSITRRLDFTRIEESSGSRFRYEKLRFTPKFSLPISEFNLINSCNGLVCLSGPERGDLLYVCNPILGEFITVPRSDRARPNFTSVGLGFSVGTSEYKVLQTFVPLTEPISNDKCSYEAEIYTIGTGVWRSIGTASGSLGCQLPFNAYLHGALHWVSRGSDVSELINSFNFEREQFQAVAPPSYFGPLEKQFSDCLKLGVLEGCLVLCVFGDDSSKFVMWVMKEYGVRETWTKTLVIENLYPRELSCDLYEPMVFLRNGEIVMSYNDWAVVCYNQKRTSLRETRITQTRNQFHAIGYCPCFVSLYNVSRAEEVKRVQGCRKRDNLPAEESSDLPREGSYDSASEMQHHKSTKLNSGRVWPSFEASLPTSTNSSANPDFTWRAGAPCALCNEHLGYVFSGNGFPMCLRCSSTGSS from the exons ATGCCGAGAGGAAGGAAAGGGCAAAACCCCACGAATCCAAACAAaagagcagcagcagcagataCACCACAGCCGCCAACGACCAACAACCACCAACAAGAACGACGGCAATGGCAGCCGCCCAGACTTCCCTCCAAATTTCAACTCCTCCAGCGGTCTATAGTCATGGACATCCTCTCAAGGCTCCCCATCCAAGCCCTCTTCGACTGCAGGTGCGTTTGCAAATCCTGGCTTACTCTAATTTCCGACCCTCAATTTTCCCTTCTCTGCACTTCACGATCCCCCATTGGCATACTGATCAAAACTTTTCCCCCCAAAAGCATAACAAGAAGGCTCGATTTTACCCGGATTGAGGAATCCTCCGGTTCTCGCTTTCGCTACGAAAAACTGAGGTTTACCCCCAAATTTAGCCTGCCCATTTCTGAATTTAATCTGATAAACTCTTGCAATGGTTTAGTTTGCTTGTCCGGACCCGAAAGAGGGGACCTTTTGTATGTCTGCAATCCAATTTTGGGTGAGTTCATCACCGTGCCACGGAGCGATAGGGCTAGGCCTAATTTTACCTCTGTTGGACTTGGATTTAGTGTTGGGACTAGTGAGTATAAGGTGTTGCAAACGTTTGTTCCGTTGACTGAACCGATCAGCAATGATAAGTGCAGCTATGAGGCTGAGATATACACCATTGGTACGGGGGTTTGGAGAAGCATTGGAACTGCTTCTGGGAGCCTTGGTTGTCAGTTGCCCTTCAATGCTTATCTTCATGGAGCTCTGCATTGGGTTTCTCGTGGTAGCGATGTTTCTGAGCTGATAAATTCCTTCAACTTTGAAAGGGAACAGTTTCAGGCAGTTGCCCCACCTAGCTACTTTGGACCGCTGGAGAAGCAATTTTCAGACTGTTTGAAGTTGGGAGTGTTGGAAGGTTGTCttgttttgtgtgtgtttgGGGACGATTCTAGTAAATTTGTTATGTGGGTTATGAAGGAGTATGGTGTCCGAGAGACTTGGACTAAAACTCTTGTTATCGAAAACTTGTATCCGAGAGAACTTAGTTGCGATTTGTATGAACCCATGGTGTTTTTGAGAAATGGGGAAATTGTAATGTCTTACAATGATTGGGCTGTGGTTTGCTATAACCAGAAAAGGACGAGTCTCAGAGAAACTAGAATTACTCAGACCCGAAATCAGTTTCATGCAATTGGTTACTGTCCATGCTTTGTTTCACTCTATAATGTTTCAAGGGCAGAGGAGGTGAAGAG GGTGCAAGGCTGTAGGAAACGTGACAATCTTCCTGCTGAAGAGAGTTCTGATCTTCCTCGTGAAGGGAGTTATGATTCTGCCTCTGAGATGCAACACCACAAGTCTACAAAACTTAACTCGGGCCGTGTCTGGCCTTCTTTCGAAGCAAGTCTTCCAACAAGCACGAATTCCTCTGCGAAC CCGGATTTCACTTGGAGGGCAGGGGCTCCGTGTGCTCTATGCAATGAGCACTTGGGTTATGTTTTCAGCGGTAATGGGTTCCCGATGTGTCTACGATGCTCCAGCACTGGTTCCTCTTGA
- the LOC137736165 gene encoding F-box protein At3g07870-like — MRFTLKNSLPISDFKVINSCNGLPCLSGPGKYGPFAATNEYKVLQTFYPECESSSPDNLYETEISTIGTGVCRSIENAPWDYVCLSFNVFLHGALHWVSESTRQFDMWVMKEYGVQDSWTKTLVVENLYLRERSCDLYEPLIFLSNGEILMSYNDWIVVCYDPNRKNLRETRIARTQSDFRAYAYSPSFVSLYFASKGEEVKRVGTAKKLLNKRLAEGGSDCAGSSMPPHKSTKQNSSSSIPL; from the exons ATGAGGTTTACCCTGAAAAATAGTCTGCCCATTTCCGATTTTAAGGTGATAAACTCGTGCAACGGTTTGCCTTGTTTGTCTGGACCTGGAAAATATGGTCCCTT TGCGGCGACGAATGAGTACAAGGTGTTGCAAACATTTTATCCTGAGTGTGAATCGTCCTCACCTGACAACTTATATGAGACTGAGATATCCACCATTGGTACGGGAGTTTGCAGAAGCATTGAGAATGCACCTTGGGACTATGTTTGCTTATCATTCAATGTGTTTCTGCACGGAGCTCTTCACTGGGTTTCCGAGAGTACTAG ACAATTTGACATGTGGGTTATGAAAGAGTATGGTGTCCAGGACTCCTGGACTAAAACTCTTGTGGTCGAAAACTTGTATCTGAGGGAACGCAGCTGTGACCTGTATGAACCACTGATATTTTTAAGCAATGGGGAAATCCTGATGTCGTACAATGATTGGATTGTGGTTTGTTACGATCCAAATAGAAAGAATCTGAGGGAAACTAGAATTGCTCGAACTCAGTCAGATTTTCGTGCATATGCTTACAGTCCAAGCTTTGTTTCTCTGTATTTTGCTTCAAAAGGAGAGGAGGTGAAAAG GGTAGGCACAGCTAAGAAACTACTCAACAAGCGGTTAGCTGAAGGGGGTTCTGATTGCGCCGGTTCTAGCATGCCACCCCACAAGTCCACCAAACAGAACTCCAGTTCTAGCATTCCCCTGTGA
- the LOC137736166 gene encoding F-box protein At3g07870-like has product MAREKKGNPKKRTEGSAAISSKNKEKREGCNKFLQLPKALIVEILSRVLSIKTLLNCRCVCKEWLSLIFDPEFTRLHASRSPIGILIKTYPPIRKSRRLDFTHILDSAGSDLQLEKIRFSPKNSLPIGAMPEFRLINSCNGLLCFSGANRDYPCFVCNPILGEYITIPHTDNTRNRNSCFFVGLGFSSAMNEYKVLRMTNGTEAEVYTIGSGVWRSIGNAPGDIDQLPFNAFLHGALHWVSYSSKSPEFIHSFDFETEQFRPLPVPSLPVNQFSDCFLLEVIGGCLHLCVFGDDCSKFDMWVMKEYGVQESWTKVLVFEKLYDCVKELCCDVYEPIMYLSNGEILMLYNNRAVVCYNGERKSFREIKITWTQAPFEAIAYSPSFVSLYNVSNGEDMKRY; this is encoded by the coding sequence ATggcgagagaaaagaaaggaaatccAAAGAAAAGAACAGAAGGCAGTGCAGCAATCAGCagcaaaaacaaagagaaaagagaaggaTGCAACAAATTCCTACAACTTCCAAAGGCTTTGATCGTGGAGATTCTCTCAAGGGTATTGTCCATCAAAACCCTCCTGAATTGCAGGTGCGTTTGCAAAGAGTGGCTTTCTTTAATTTTCGACCCTGAATTTACTCGTCTCCACGCTTCAAGATCACCCATTGGCATCTTGATCAAGACCTATCCCCCTATAAGAAAATCTAGGAGACTTGATTTCACCCATATACTAGATTCTGCTGGTTCTGATTTGCAGCTCGAGAAAATAAGGTTTAGTCCCAAAAATAGCCTGCCCATCGGGGCCATGCCCGAATTTCGCTTGATAAACTCATGCAATGGCTTACTTTGCTTTTCTGGAGCTAATAGAGATTACCCCTGTTTTGTGTGCAATCCGATTTTAGGTGAGTATATTACTATCCCACATACTGATAACACTCGAAATCGAAATAGTTGCTTTTTCGTTGGACTTGGTTTTAGCTCCGCGATGAATGAATATAAGGTGTTGCGAATGACCAATGGGACCGAGGCTGAGGTTTACACCATTGGTTCGGGAGTGTGGAGAAGTATTGGAAATGCTCCTGGGGACATTGATCAGTTGCCATTCAATGCTTTTCTGCATGGAGCGCTTCATTGGGTTTCATATAGTAGTAAAAGTCCCGAGTTTATACACTCTTTCGACTTTGAAACAGAACAGTTTCGACCCCTACCCGTCCCTAGCTTACCCGTGAATCAATTTTCGGATTGTTTCCTTTTGGAAGTGATAGGAGGCTGTCTCCATTTGTGTGTGTTTGGGGACGATTGTAGTAAATTTGACATGTGGGTAATGAAGGAATACGGTGTCCAAGAGTCTTGGACTAAAGTTCTTGTTTTCGAAAAACTGTACGATTGTGTAAAGGAACTGTGCTGTGATGTGTATGAACCAATTATGTATTTGAGTAATGGGGAAATCCTGATGTTGTACAATAACCGCGCTGTAGTTTGTTATAATGGAGAAAGAAAGAGTTTCAGGGAAATAAAGATTACTTGGACTCAGGCGCCCTTTGAGGCCATTGCCTACAGTCCATCCTTTGTTTCACTCTACAATGTCTCAAATGGTGAAGATATGAAGAGGTACTAA
- the LOC137738190 gene encoding F-box protein At3g07870-like isoform X1 — protein sequence MPRGRKGQNPTNPNKRAAAADTPQPPTTNNHQQERRQWQPPRLPSKFQLLQRSIVMDILSRLPIQALFDCRCVCKSWLTLISDPQFSLLCTSRSPIGILIKTFPPKSITRRLDFTRIEESSGSRFRYEKLRFTPKFSLPISEFNLINSCNGLVCLSGPERGDLLYVCNPILGEFITVPRSDRARPNFTSVGLGFSVGTSEYKVLQTFVPLTEPISNDKCSYEAEIYTIGTGVWRSIGTASGSLGCQLPFNAYLHGALHWVSRGSDVSELINSFNFEREQFQAVAPPSYFGPLEKQFSDCLKLGVLEGCLVLCVFGDDSSKFVMWVMKEYGVRETWTKTLVIENLYPRELSCDLYEPMVFLRNGEIVMSYNDWAVVCYNQKRTSLRETRITQTRNQFHAIGYCPCFVSLYNVSRAEEVKRVQGCRKRDNLPAEESSDLPREGSYDSASEMQHHKSTKLNSGRVWPSFEASLPTSTNSSANTISFQPDFTWRAGAPCALCNEHLGYVFSGNGFPMCLRCSSTGSS from the exons ATGCCGAGAGGAAGGAAAGGGCAAAACCCCACGAATCCAAACAAaagagcagcagcagcagataCACCACAGCCGCCAACGACCAACAACCACCAACAAGAACGACGGCAATGGCAGCCGCCCAGACTTCCCTCCAAATTTCAACTCCTCCAGCGGTCTATAGTCATGGACATCCTCTCAAGGCTCCCCATCCAAGCCCTCTTCGACTGCAGGTGCGTTTGCAAATCCTGGCTTACTCTAATTTCCGACCCTCAATTTTCCCTTCTCTGCACTTCACGATCCCCCATTGGCATACTGATCAAAACTTTTCCCCCCAAAAGCATAACAAGAAGGCTCGATTTTACCCGGATTGAGGAATCCTCCGGTTCTCGCTTTCGCTACGAAAAACTGAGGTTTACCCCCAAATTTAGCCTGCCCATTTCTGAATTTAATCTGATAAACTCTTGCAATGGTTTAGTTTGCTTGTCCGGACCCGAAAGAGGGGACCTTTTGTATGTCTGCAATCCAATTTTGGGTGAGTTCATCACCGTGCCACGGAGCGATAGGGCTAGGCCTAATTTTACCTCTGTTGGACTTGGATTTAGTGTTGGGACTAGTGAGTATAAGGTGTTGCAAACGTTTGTTCCGTTGACTGAACCGATCAGCAATGATAAGTGCAGCTATGAGGCTGAGATATACACCATTGGTACGGGGGTTTGGAGAAGCATTGGAACTGCTTCTGGGAGCCTTGGTTGTCAGTTGCCCTTCAATGCTTATCTTCATGGAGCTCTGCATTGGGTTTCTCGTGGTAGCGATGTTTCTGAGCTGATAAATTCCTTCAACTTTGAAAGGGAACAGTTTCAGGCAGTTGCCCCACCTAGCTACTTTGGACCGCTGGAGAAGCAATTTTCAGACTGTTTGAAGTTGGGAGTGTTGGAAGGTTGTCttgttttgtgtgtgtttgGGGACGATTCTAGTAAATTTGTTATGTGGGTTATGAAGGAGTATGGTGTCCGAGAGACTTGGACTAAAACTCTTGTTATCGAAAACTTGTATCCGAGAGAACTTAGTTGCGATTTGTATGAACCCATGGTGTTTTTGAGAAATGGGGAAATTGTAATGTCTTACAATGATTGGGCTGTGGTTTGCTATAACCAGAAAAGGACGAGTCTCAGAGAAACTAGAATTACTCAGACCCGAAATCAGTTTCATGCAATTGGTTACTGTCCATGCTTTGTTTCACTCTATAATGTTTCAAGGGCAGAGGAGGTGAAGAG GGTGCAAGGCTGTAGGAAACGTGACAATCTTCCTGCTGAAGAGAGTTCTGATCTTCCTCGTGAAGGGAGTTATGATTCTGCCTCTGAGATGCAACACCACAAGTCTACAAAACTTAACTCGGGCCGTGTCTGGCCTTCTTTCGAAGCAAGTCTTCCAACAAGCACGAATTCCTCTGCGAAC ACAATCTCTTTTCAGCCGGATTTCACTTGGAGGGCAGGGGCTCCGTGTGCTCTATGCAATGAGCACTTGGGTTATGTTTTCAGCGGTAATGGGTTCCCGATGTGTCTACGATGCTCCAGCACTGGTTCCTCTTGA